In a single window of the Desulfonatronovibrio magnus genome:
- a CDS encoding putative toxin-antitoxin system toxin component, PIN family: MRVVLDSNVLLSALISPYAPPHKIFQAWQDGRFELITCRQQIEEIRQASRYPKLQRILQGHRVGTLINHLSRGNLVEKLPMGMQANDPDDAFLLGLSQAGRADFLITGDKRSSLLQIGSHGQTRIITPDIFCREF; the protein is encoded by the coding sequence ATGCGTGTGGTACTGGACAGCAATGTACTGCTTTCCGCCCTGATCTCCCCGTACGCTCCTCCTCACAAAATCTTCCAGGCTTGGCAGGATGGCCGCTTCGAGCTTATCACCTGCCGCCAACAGATAGAGGAAATCCGGCAGGCCAGTCGTTACCCCAAATTGCAACGAATCCTACAGGGCCACCGGGTGGGAACCCTGATTAACCACCTTAGCCGTGGCAACCTTGTTGAAAAACTGCCTATGGGCATGCAAGCCAATGATCCGGATGATGCTTTTCTGCTGGGACTATCCCAGGCTGGTAGAGCGGACTTCCTCATCACAGGGGACAAGCGCTCCAGCCTTTTGCAGATAGGCAGCCATGGGCAAACCCGTATTATTACTCCTGATATCTTCTGCCGGGAATTCTGA
- a CDS encoding ribbon-helix-helix domain-containing protein yields the protein MNSVRWNVAVSAETDKALRVFLASCGQGRKGDLSRFIEGAVRERVFNETAQAVKEQNLEATPEEIESAVAEALDWSRKT from the coding sequence ATGAATTCCGTGCGTTGGAACGTCGCCGTATCAGCAGAAACCGACAAGGCCTTGCGAGTTTTCCTGGCCAGCTGCGGACAGGGCCGTAAGGGAGACCTGTCCCGCTTTATTGAAGGCGCTGTGCGTGAGCGCGTTTTCAATGAAACAGCCCAGGCGGTCAAAGAGCAGAACTTGGAGGCCACGCCTGAGGAAATTGAATCTGCAGTGGCTGAGGCCCTGGACTGGAGCAGAAAAACCTGA
- a CDS encoding helix-turn-helix transcriptional regulator gives MSEIKKCIFENYIRMAEGIAELFGRNCEVVIHDFEKLPNSLVHIEGDVTHRKIGAPITDMVLRAMRREGPNVKDHKNYPTLTSDGHKMKSFTSYIRDPEGEIMGVFCINFDISDFINSIGLIEDLCRVADASDDRSETFASSLNETVDALMERAVKSMGKLPSAMTKEERVQFVESLEDHGVFLIKGSVELVAQAMGVSRYTVYNYLKEVHAKTGKVIS, from the coding sequence ATGAGCGAAATAAAAAAATGCATTTTTGAGAATTACATAAGAATGGCTGAGGGCATAGCTGAGCTTTTTGGCCGAAATTGTGAAGTTGTGATTCACGATTTCGAGAAGCTGCCAAACTCGCTGGTGCATATAGAGGGTGACGTTACTCACCGCAAAATTGGTGCCCCTATCACAGACATGGTGCTTAGAGCAATGCGACGTGAAGGGCCCAACGTCAAGGACCATAAAAATTATCCCACACTGACCAGCGATGGCCATAAGATGAAGTCCTTCACCAGCTACATACGTGATCCCGAGGGCGAAATCATGGGTGTTTTCTGCATTAATTTCGATATTTCTGACTTTATCAATTCAATCGGTCTGATAGAAGATTTATGCAGAGTAGCGGATGCAAGTGATGATCGCTCTGAAACTTTTGCCTCGTCGCTCAACGAGACTGTTGATGCACTCATGGAGCGTGCAGTAAAATCAATGGGGAAGTTGCCTTCCGCCATGACCAAAGAAGAACGGGTACAGTTCGTGGAATCCTTAGAGGACCATGGTGTGTTTCTTATAAAAGGCAGCGTTGAGCTTGTGGCCCAAGCCATGGGCGTATCCAGATACACTGTCTACAATTATCTCAAAGAAGTTCATGCCAAGACAGGAAAAGTCATTTCATAG
- a CDS encoding Rid family detoxifying hydrolase, which produces MSKNKIIVSTDKAPATIGPYSQAVKAGSLVFVSGQLPIESATGELLEDTIDKRMDLVCSNALAVLEAAGCDASHVVKTTIFLTDIADFQTVNNVYAKYFGQEPPARSAVQVAALPKGANVEMELIANIS; this is translated from the coding sequence ATGAGTAAAAACAAAATTATTGTCAGCACAGACAAGGCGCCGGCAACTATCGGTCCATACTCTCAGGCAGTCAAGGCTGGTTCCCTGGTCTTTGTGTCCGGACAATTACCTATAGAATCTGCAACAGGAGAGCTCCTGGAAGATACAATTGATAAACGCATGGATTTAGTTTGCAGCAATGCCCTGGCCGTACTCGAAGCCGCCGGTTGCGATGCATCTCATGTGGTTAAGACAACAATTTTTTTGACGGATATTGCTGACTTTCAGACCGTCAATAATGTGTACGCAAAGTATTTTGGCCAGGAACCTCCAGCGCGTTCTGCTGTGCAGGTTGCTGCTCTGCCCAAAGGCGCAAATGTGGAAATGGAACTAATAGCTAACATCAGCTGA
- a CDS encoding D-cysteine desulfhydrase, which translates to MHLSRFPRRGYVNIPTPIEFASNLTELLGGPQIYIKRDDLLPGAGGGNKTRKLDFCIADALQQGADTLITCGAVQSNHCRLTLGWAAKEGLRCRLVLEERVPGSYKPEASGNNFLFHLMGVDKVTVVPGGSNMGEAMEEAAENARKQGLKPYIIPGGASNPLGALGYVSCAMEMLGQLFEMKLDLDHVVVPSGSAGTHAGMLTGLWGANTGLPVSGVNVSRTKAEQEALVHGLTEKLADTLGLRSATPAEEVVCYDQYVGPGYSLPTDSMVEAVSILAKTEAILLDPVYSGKAMAGMIDLIRKGVFSKGQKILFLHTGGSPALYAYLDTFRHQGPAKA; encoded by the coding sequence ATGCATCTTTCAAGATTCCCTCGTCGAGGGTATGTTAATATTCCCACTCCCATCGAGTTCGCATCTAACCTCACGGAACTCCTTGGCGGTCCTCAAATCTACATTAAACGTGATGATCTTCTGCCCGGTGCAGGTGGAGGTAACAAAACCCGTAAGCTGGACTTCTGCATTGCAGACGCTTTGCAACAAGGAGCTGACACCCTGATAACCTGCGGAGCGGTTCAGTCGAATCACTGTCGGCTGACTTTAGGCTGGGCGGCCAAGGAAGGTCTGCGCTGCAGGCTGGTATTAGAGGAACGTGTGCCTGGAAGCTACAAGCCTGAAGCCAGCGGAAACAACTTTCTCTTCCATCTCATGGGGGTGGACAAGGTCACGGTAGTTCCGGGCGGTTCTAACATGGGCGAAGCCATGGAAGAAGCAGCAGAAAATGCCCGCAAGCAAGGGTTAAAACCCTACATAATTCCGGGTGGCGCATCCAATCCGTTAGGCGCTCTGGGATATGTGTCATGCGCCATGGAAATGCTGGGGCAGCTTTTCGAGATGAAGCTGGATCTCGACCATGTGGTGGTGCCTTCTGGGAGCGCAGGAACTCACGCCGGCATGCTCACTGGCTTGTGGGGCGCTAATACCGGCCTGCCTGTCAGCGGCGTCAATGTAAGCAGGACTAAGGCTGAACAGGAAGCATTAGTTCACGGACTTACTGAGAAACTTGCAGACACTCTTGGCTTGCGCAGCGCCACTCCAGCGGAAGAAGTGGTTTGCTACGACCAGTATGTCGGCCCGGGCTACTCCCTGCCCACGGATTCCATGGTAGAGGCCGTTTCCATTCTCGCCAAGACCGAAGCCATCCTGCTGGACCCTGTGTACTCGGGAAAAGCAATGGCTGGCATGATCGACCTGATACGCAAGGGCGTTTTCAGCAAAGGCCAGAAGATCTTGTTTCTTCATACAGGTGGTTCACCGGCGCTCTATGCCTACTTAGACACATTCCGTCACCAAGGGCCTGCCAAGGCTTGA